One Stenotrophomonas oahuensis genomic region harbors:
- the acnA gene encoding aconitate hydratase AcnA yields MSDSFSTRSQLDVGGAAYDYFSLLKLGQQFDISHLPYSMKILLENLLRHEDGGATVGREHIEAVAKWDPKAEPDVEIAFMPARVVLQDFTGVPCVVDLAAMRDAVVKLGGRPEQINPQIPSELVIDHSVQVDVFGKPEALDLNGKIEFQRNQERYGFLRWGQKAFDNFKVVPPNTGIVHQVNLENLARVVMTADKDGKAVAYPDTVFGTDSHTTMINGIGVLGWGVGGIEAEAAMLGQPSSMLIPQVVGFKLTGKLPEGATATDLVLTVTQMLRKHGVVGKFVEFFGEGLQHLPLADRATIGNMAPEYGATCGIFPIDQESLNYLRLSGRSEEQIALVEAYAKAQGLWHDANSPHASYSATLELDMGEVKPSLAGPKRPQDRVLLQDVKQNYRDNLGGLTTNRDKRNEDVSKFVNEGGGAAVGNEQLAKGYSDVELDGQRFRLKDGAVVIAAITSCTNTSNPAVMIGAGLLARNAAAKGLDRKPWVKTSLGPGSRVVTDYLEKAGVLTELEKVGFYVVGYGCTTCIGNSGPLPTEVSAGIAAGDLVVTSVLSGNRNFEGRVHPEVKMNYLASPPLVVAYAIAGTTDIDLTTEPLGTGSDGQPVYLRDIWPSNKEIGDVIAATIGPEMFKQNYADVFKGDSRWNTIQSPEGNLYEWDGASTYIKNPPYFDGMTMQVGHVDDVHGARVMGLFGDSITTDHISPAGNIKKDSPAGRFLQERGVQPADFNSYGSRRGNDDVMVRGTFANIRIKNLMFGGEEGGNTLYFPKAGGEPEKLAIYDAAMKYKADGVPLVVFAGKEYGTGSSRDWAAKGTNLLGVKAVMAESFERIHRSNLVGMGVLPLQFQAGENAQSLGLDGSEVVDITGLQDGASKTATVTAAKADGTVVTFKAHVMLLTPKEVEYFKHGGLLQYVLRQLAAKG; encoded by the coding sequence ATGAGCGATTCGTTCTCCACCCGCAGCCAGCTGGATGTCGGCGGCGCGGCCTACGACTACTTCAGCCTGCTTAAGCTGGGCCAGCAGTTCGACATCTCCCACCTGCCCTATTCGATGAAGATCCTGCTGGAGAACCTGCTCCGGCACGAGGACGGCGGTGCCACCGTCGGCCGCGAGCACATCGAGGCCGTGGCCAAGTGGGACCCCAAGGCCGAACCGGACGTGGAGATCGCCTTCATGCCGGCCCGCGTGGTGCTGCAGGACTTCACCGGCGTGCCCTGCGTGGTCGACCTGGCGGCGATGCGCGATGCGGTGGTCAAGCTGGGCGGCCGCCCGGAACAGATCAACCCGCAGATTCCCTCCGAACTGGTCATCGACCACTCGGTGCAGGTGGACGTGTTCGGCAAGCCCGAGGCACTGGACCTCAACGGCAAGATCGAGTTCCAGCGCAACCAGGAACGCTATGGCTTCCTGCGCTGGGGCCAGAAGGCGTTCGACAACTTCAAGGTGGTGCCGCCCAACACCGGCATCGTCCACCAGGTGAACCTGGAGAACCTGGCCCGTGTGGTGATGACCGCGGACAAGGACGGCAAGGCAGTGGCCTACCCGGACACGGTGTTCGGCACCGACAGCCATACCACCATGATCAACGGCATTGGCGTGCTGGGCTGGGGCGTGGGCGGCATCGAAGCCGAAGCGGCCATGCTCGGCCAGCCTTCTTCGATGCTGATTCCGCAGGTGGTGGGCTTCAAGCTGACCGGCAAGCTGCCGGAAGGGGCCACTGCCACCGACCTGGTGCTGACCGTCACCCAGATGCTGCGCAAGCACGGCGTGGTCGGCAAGTTCGTCGAGTTCTTCGGTGAAGGCCTGCAGCACCTGCCGCTCGCCGACCGCGCCACCATCGGCAACATGGCACCGGAATACGGTGCCACCTGCGGCATCTTCCCGATCGACCAGGAGTCACTGAACTACCTGCGCCTGTCTGGCCGCAGCGAAGAGCAGATCGCGTTGGTCGAAGCCTATGCCAAGGCCCAGGGCCTGTGGCACGACGCCAACAGCCCGCACGCCAGCTACAGCGCCACGCTGGAACTGGACATGGGTGAGGTGAAGCCGTCGCTGGCCGGCCCGAAGCGGCCGCAGGACCGGGTGCTGCTGCAGGACGTGAAGCAGAATTACCGCGACAACCTGGGCGGACTGACCACCAACCGCGACAAGCGCAACGAGGACGTGTCGAAATTCGTCAACGAAGGTGGCGGCGCGGCAGTCGGCAACGAACAGCTGGCCAAGGGCTATTCGGATGTGGAGCTGGACGGTCAGCGCTTCCGCCTGAAGGACGGCGCGGTGGTCATCGCGGCGATCACCTCATGCACCAACACCTCCAACCCGGCGGTGATGATCGGGGCCGGCCTGCTGGCCCGCAACGCGGCCGCCAAGGGGCTGGACCGCAAGCCGTGGGTGAAGACCTCGCTCGGCCCAGGCTCGCGTGTGGTGACCGACTATCTGGAAAAGGCAGGCGTGCTCACCGAACTGGAAAAGGTGGGCTTCTACGTGGTCGGCTACGGCTGCACCACCTGCATCGGCAACTCCGGCCCGCTGCCCACCGAGGTCAGCGCCGGCATTGCCGCCGGTGACCTGGTGGTGACCTCGGTGCTGTCGGGCAACCGCAACTTCGAAGGCCGCGTGCACCCCGAAGTGAAAATGAACTACCTGGCCAGCCCGCCGCTGGTGGTGGCCTATGCGATTGCCGGCACCACCGACATCGACCTGACCACCGAACCGCTCGGCACCGGCAGCGATGGCCAGCCGGTCTACCTGCGGGACATCTGGCCGAGCAACAAGGAAATCGGCGACGTCATCGCCGCGACCATCGGCCCGGAGATGTTCAAGCAGAACTACGCCGACGTGTTCAAGGGCGACTCGCGCTGGAACACCATCCAGTCGCCGGAAGGCAATCTGTATGAGTGGGACGGTGCATCGACCTACATCAAGAACCCGCCCTACTTCGACGGCATGACCATGCAGGTCGGCCATGTCGACGATGTGCACGGTGCGCGGGTGATGGGCCTGTTCGGTGATTCGATCACCACCGACCACATCTCGCCGGCCGGCAACATCAAGAAAGATTCACCCGCAGGGCGCTTCCTGCAGGAACGCGGTGTGCAGCCAGCCGACTTCAACAGCTACGGCAGCCGCCGCGGCAACGATGACGTGATGGTGCGCGGCACCTTCGCCAACATCCGCATCAAGAACCTGATGTTCGGCGGTGAGGAAGGCGGCAACACGCTGTACTTCCCGAAGGCCGGTGGCGAGCCGGAAAAGCTGGCGATCTACGACGCGGCGATGAAGTACAAGGCCGACGGTGTGCCGCTGGTGGTGTTCGCAGGCAAGGAATATGGCACCGGTTCATCGCGCGACTGGGCGGCCAAGGGCACCAACCTGCTCGGGGTGAAGGCGGTGATGGCCGAGAGCTTCGAGCGCATCCATCGTTCCAACCTGGTCGGCATGGGCGTGCTGCCGCTGCAGTTCCAGGCCGGCGAGAACGCACAAAGCCTGGGCCTGGATGGGTCGGAGGTGGTCGACATCACCGGACTGCAGGACGGGGCCAGCAAGACCGCCACGGTCACCGCGGCCAAGGCGGATGGCACGGTGGTGACCTTCAAGGCCCACGTGATGCTGCTGACGCCGAAGGAAGTGGAGTACTTCAAGCATGGCGGCCTGCTGCAGTACGTGCTGCGGCAGTTGGCGGCCAAGGGGTAA
- a CDS encoding ABC transporter substrate-binding protein, protein MYKRFLMTALVAASLAVAGCGKSGSEGAASGGDNAPVRISVGSYNLNNLPFFIADSKGYFKEVGLEVKTENFAQGGSKVLQALVANSTDVAVGFYDHTIQMQAKQKDVVAFVLLSRNSGLVMAGRDDATFDPARPETIKGQKVGITAPGSSSDFFVRHFLAQHDIPVDSISLIGVGSGAAAVAALEQGKIDLLVNYDPAATLITERKVGKIIIDARSDDGARQVYGGLYPTSVMYANQSFLEQRPDAAEKIARAEQKALKFIADNSAEDIVAALPDSYVSGDRATYARAVENARAIFTKDGHFTPADLETPLKVLREFNKDVANHDIDLSKTYTNAFVERASASAPAAQN, encoded by the coding sequence ATGTACAAGCGATTTCTGATGACCGCGCTGGTCGCGGCAAGCCTGGCTGTTGCCGGCTGTGGCAAGAGTGGCTCCGAAGGGGCCGCCAGCGGCGGCGACAATGCACCCGTCCGCATCAGCGTGGGGTCTTACAACCTCAACAATCTGCCGTTCTTCATCGCCGATTCCAAGGGCTACTTCAAGGAAGTGGGTCTGGAGGTGAAGACCGAGAACTTCGCCCAGGGCGGTTCAAAGGTGCTGCAGGCGCTGGTCGCCAATTCCACCGACGTGGCGGTGGGCTTCTATGACCACACCATCCAGATGCAGGCCAAGCAGAAGGACGTTGTCGCCTTCGTGCTGCTGTCGCGCAACTCCGGCCTGGTCATGGCCGGCCGCGACGATGCGACCTTCGACCCGGCGCGTCCGGAAACGATCAAGGGCCAGAAAGTGGGCATCACCGCACCGGGGTCATCGTCGGACTTCTTCGTGCGCCACTTCCTGGCCCAGCATGACATCCCGGTCGACAGCATTTCGCTGATCGGCGTGGGTTCGGGTGCCGCGGCCGTGGCCGCGCTGGAGCAGGGCAAGATCGACCTGCTGGTGAACTACGACCCGGCCGCCACGCTGATCACCGAGCGCAAGGTCGGCAAGATCATCATCGACGCACGCAGCGACGACGGTGCCCGCCAGGTCTACGGCGGCCTGTACCCGACCTCGGTGATGTATGCCAACCAGAGCTTCCTGGAGCAGCGCCCGGACGCGGCCGAGAAGATTGCGCGTGCCGAGCAGAAGGCGCTGAAGTTCATCGCCGACAACAGCGCCGAAGACATCGTCGCCGCACTGCCGGACAGCTACGTCTCCGGCGACCGTGCCACCTATGCCCGTGCGGTCGAGAACGCCCGCGCCATCTTCACCAAGGATGGCCACTTCACCCCGGCCGACCTGGAAACACCGCTGAAGGTGCTGCGCGAGTTCAACAAGGACGTCGCCAACCACGATATCGACCTGTCCAAGACCTACACCAATGCCTTCGTCGAGCGCGCCAGCGCCTCGGCCCCGGCTGCCCAGAACTAA
- a CDS encoding LysR family transcriptional regulator, whose protein sequence is MSINCEILDLRAFLLVAETRSFHRAAETLHVSQPALSRRIQKLEQAVGSPLLERTTRSVSTTAVGENLLPLVRRMIEEFDGSLFSLRGHDDTRGATVTIACLPTAAFYFLPSVMARFHDAHPNVRFRILDIPATEGLQAVERGEVEFGINFMGANDPNLDFDVLAEDPFVLACRRDHPLAKKRKVEWSDLARHQLITVHRTSGNRTLLDGALARENLKLSWHYEVTHLSTSLGMVEAGIGVSVLPKMATPDGDHPILVTRPIGNPVVSRTIGIVRRRGALLSPSAERFLQMLMSQWRGKP, encoded by the coding sequence ATGAGCATCAATTGCGAAATTCTCGACCTGCGCGCCTTTCTGCTGGTGGCCGAAACCCGCAGCTTCCACCGTGCCGCTGAAACGCTGCACGTCTCGCAGCCGGCACTCAGCCGGCGCATACAGAAGCTGGAACAGGCGGTCGGTTCACCGCTGCTCGAACGCACCACGCGCAGCGTCAGCACCACCGCCGTAGGTGAAAACCTGCTGCCGCTGGTACGACGCATGATTGAAGAGTTCGATGGCTCGCTGTTCTCACTACGTGGCCACGACGACACGCGCGGTGCCACGGTGACCATCGCCTGCCTGCCAACGGCCGCGTTCTACTTCCTGCCGAGCGTGATGGCTCGCTTCCATGACGCGCACCCGAACGTGCGCTTCCGCATTCTCGACATTCCCGCCACTGAAGGCCTGCAGGCGGTGGAGCGTGGTGAAGTGGAGTTCGGCATCAATTTCATGGGTGCCAACGACCCCAACCTGGACTTCGACGTGCTCGCCGAAGATCCGTTCGTGCTCGCCTGCCGCCGCGATCATCCGCTGGCGAAAAAGCGAAAGGTGGAATGGTCCGACCTGGCCCGCCATCAGTTGATCACCGTGCACCGCACCAGCGGCAACCGCACCCTGCTCGATGGCGCATTGGCACGCGAAAACCTCAAGCTCAGCTGGCACTACGAGGTGACTCACTTGTCCACCTCGCTCGGCATGGTCGAAGCCGGCATCGGCGTATCGGTGCTGCCGAAGATGGCCACGCCGGACGGTGACCACCCCATCCTGGTCACCCGCCCGATCGGCAACCCGGTCGTGTCGCGCACCATTGGCATCGTGCGCCGGCGCGGCGCCCTGCTCTCACCCAGCGCCGAACGTTTCCTGCAGATGCTGATGAGCCAGTGGCGAGGGAAGCCGTGA
- a CDS encoding ABC transporter permease, which produces MHARTDKFIQLALIILVFGGWEGGIAMGWIDPFFFPAPTAIAKQSWTWLSDTSFYQHVYITLTETALGYLIGTALGVAGGVWLGLSRRSARILDPFIKGFNAIPRVVLAPIFVLWLGLGLWSKVALAVTLVFFTTFFNAMQGVREVNPVVLANARILGASRSDLLRHVYFPAAASWILSSLRTSVGFAVVGAIIGEYLGASAGLGYLIAQAEGNFNAVGVFAGIIILAAFVLVIDALLDIVENRVITWRPNAQQGATS; this is translated from the coding sequence ATGCACGCCAGGACTGACAAATTCATCCAGCTCGCGCTGATCATCCTTGTCTTCGGTGGTTGGGAAGGCGGCATTGCAATGGGTTGGATCGACCCGTTCTTCTTCCCAGCTCCCACCGCCATTGCCAAACAGTCGTGGACCTGGCTGTCGGATACCTCGTTCTACCAGCACGTGTACATCACCCTGACCGAAACCGCGCTCGGCTACCTGATCGGTACCGCGCTGGGCGTGGCCGGTGGTGTGTGGCTGGGGCTGAGCCGGCGTTCGGCACGCATCCTGGATCCCTTCATCAAGGGCTTCAATGCGATTCCGCGTGTAGTGCTGGCTCCGATCTTCGTGCTGTGGCTGGGTCTGGGGCTGTGGTCGAAAGTAGCGCTGGCGGTGACGCTGGTGTTCTTCACCACCTTCTTCAACGCCATGCAGGGCGTGCGTGAAGTCAACCCGGTAGTGCTGGCCAATGCCCGCATTCTGGGGGCCAGCCGCAGTGACCTGCTGCGCCATGTGTACTTCCCGGCGGCGGCCAGCTGGATCCTGTCCTCGCTGCGTACGTCGGTTGGCTTTGCGGTGGTGGGTGCGATCATCGGCGAGTACCTTGGTGCTTCGGCCGGTCTGGGCTACCTGATCGCGCAGGCCGAAGGCAACTTCAACGCGGTGGGCGTATTCGCCGGCATCATCATCCTGGCGGCCTTCGTGCTGGTGATCGACGCCCTGCTGGATATCGTCGAGAACCGGGTGATCACCTGGCGTCCGAACGCGCAGCAGGGCGCGACCAGCTGA
- a CDS encoding 4-oxalomesaconate tautomerase: MSNDLTSIPCVLMRGGTSKGPFFLASDLPADTAARDRLLVEVMGSGHPLQIDGIGGGNALTSKVAIIDKASREDADVDYLFAQVKVEQRLVDTSPNCGNMLAAVGPYAIERGLVQAHHPRTEVRIHNVNTGKVIVATVETPGGQVVYRGDTHIAGAPGGAAPVQLAFLDAAGARTGKLLPSGHAMEQIDGADVSLIDCAMPMVLIRASDLGVQGGESPAELNANRELMARMEAIRIQAGERMGIADAGNKVIPKPVLLSAPQHGGTLQVRYFMPHQCHTALAITGGVGIATAVATPGTLANTFVGCDAVPTLITLEHPSGALDVGLSRSSEHAPVVASVVRTARRLFEGRVFATTPIATETTQWTSAA; this comes from the coding sequence ATGTCCAACGATCTCACCTCGATTCCCTGCGTCCTGATGCGCGGCGGCACCTCCAAGGGGCCGTTCTTCCTGGCATCCGACCTGCCGGCCGACACCGCGGCACGTGACCGGCTGCTGGTGGAGGTGATGGGCTCGGGGCATCCGCTGCAGATCGACGGGATTGGTGGCGGCAATGCACTGACCAGCAAGGTCGCGATCATCGACAAGGCCAGCCGCGAAGATGCCGACGTGGACTACCTGTTCGCGCAGGTGAAAGTGGAGCAGCGTCTGGTGGATACCTCACCGAACTGCGGCAACATGCTGGCCGCAGTGGGTCCGTACGCCATCGAACGGGGCCTGGTGCAGGCGCATCATCCGCGCACTGAGGTGCGTATCCACAACGTCAACACCGGCAAGGTGATCGTGGCAACGGTGGAAACGCCGGGCGGCCAGGTGGTGTATCGCGGTGACACCCATATTGCCGGCGCACCCGGCGGTGCCGCGCCGGTGCAGCTTGCGTTTCTCGACGCGGCGGGCGCGCGCACCGGCAAGCTGCTGCCCAGTGGACATGCGATGGAGCAGATCGATGGTGCCGATGTCAGCCTGATTGATTGTGCGATGCCGATGGTGCTGATCCGCGCCAGCGACCTGGGCGTGCAGGGTGGGGAATCGCCGGCTGAGCTCAACGCCAACCGTGAGCTGATGGCGCGGATGGAAGCCATTCGCATCCAGGCAGGCGAACGCATGGGCATCGCCGATGCGGGCAACAAGGTGATTCCTAAACCCGTTTTGCTTTCCGCACCGCAACATGGCGGCACCCTGCAGGTGCGTTATTTCATGCCACATCAATGCCATACGGCGCTGGCGATCACCGGCGGCGTGGGCATTGCAACCGCGGTTGCAACGCCGGGCACGTTGGCTAACACGTTTGTCGGGTGTGACGCAGTGCCCACTTTGATTACTCTCGAACATCCGAGCGGTGCCCTGGACGTGGGCTTGAGTCGCAGCTCGGAACACGCGCCGGTTGTGGCCAGCGTGGTACGCACGGCCCGCCGCCTGTTTGAAGGCCGGGTGTTCGCCACCACGCCGATTGCCACCGAAACCACGCAATGGACTTCAGCGGCATGA
- a CDS encoding AAA family ATPase — MPRPFLFVLAGVNGAGKSSIGGHLLRQAGLDWFNPDSWARQLRTEMGMDQAQANAQAWTEGVERIKRALTERRNHAFETTLGGRSIAALLAEATATHDVLMWYCGLPSPEHHLARVQARVRAGGHPINEADIRRRYPLALANLATLMPRLAQLQVYDNSADAAPGEAVPDPQLVLQMEAGQLVWPEPDDAEQLRQTPDWAVPVMEAALQCSENSAGGSAA; from the coding sequence ATGCCGCGTCCCTTCCTGTTCGTACTGGCCGGCGTCAACGGGGCCGGCAAGAGTTCCATCGGTGGGCACCTGCTGCGTCAGGCCGGGCTGGACTGGTTCAATCCGGACAGCTGGGCCCGCCAGCTGCGTACCGAAATGGGCATGGATCAGGCCCAGGCCAATGCGCAGGCCTGGACCGAAGGCGTGGAGCGGATCAAGCGTGCGCTGACCGAGCGCCGCAACCACGCGTTCGAGACCACCCTGGGTGGCCGCTCCATCGCCGCACTGCTGGCCGAAGCCACCGCCACCCACGACGTGCTGATGTGGTACTGCGGGCTGCCCTCGCCCGAGCATCATCTGGCCCGCGTGCAGGCCCGCGTACGCGCAGGTGGCCACCCGATCAACGAAGCCGACATCCGTCGCCGCTACCCGCTGGCGCTGGCCAATCTGGCCACACTGATGCCGCGCCTGGCCCAGCTGCAGGTCTACGACAACAGCGCCGATGCTGCCCCCGGCGAGGCGGTACCGGACCCGCAGCTGGTGCTGCAGATGGAGGCCGGGCAGCTGGTCTGGCCTGAGCCGGACGATGCCGAGCAGCTGCGCCAGACCCCGGATTGGGCCGTGCCGGTGATGGAAGCTGCGCTGCAGTGCAGCGAAAACAGCGCCGGCGGAAGTGCCGCATGA
- a CDS encoding type II toxin-antitoxin system prevent-host-death family antitoxin, whose translation MLHALKFDPITELTRTTASSVKEHWRKVMQDVRDQQAVLVTNHNEPQAVIISAEQYQALQAQVVGLQRDLASLREQSPVLQQLRDSFDARLSSLDAAGAGNKARALLRKPARLKGKVAAGTGY comes from the coding sequence ATGTTGCACGCCCTCAAGTTCGACCCGATCACCGAGCTGACCCGCACCACCGCCTCGTCGGTGAAGGAGCACTGGCGCAAGGTCATGCAGGACGTGCGTGACCAGCAGGCGGTGCTGGTCACCAACCACAACGAACCGCAGGCGGTGATCATCTCGGCCGAGCAGTACCAGGCCCTGCAGGCGCAGGTCGTGGGCCTGCAGCGCGACCTGGCCTCGCTGCGTGAGCAGAGCCCGGTGCTGCAGCAGCTGCGCGACAGCTTCGACGCGCGCTTGTCCTCGCTGGATGCGGCCGGGGCCGGCAACAAGGCCCGCGCCCTGTTGCGCAAGCCGGCACGCCTGAAGGGCAAGGTCGCGGCCGGTACCGGCTACTGA
- a CDS encoding ABC transporter ATP-binding protein produces the protein MATNATVRKLNGAPQLEPAQTMVAINQVTMSFGDFTAVRDVDIQVGNGEFLAIVGPTGCGKSTILNSVAGLLKPSAGEVSIDGRAVNGVQESVGYLFQQDALLPWKTAYQNVELGLKFRGVSDAERKQKVNAWLAKVGLTGFEHRYPHQLSGGQRKRVQMAQALIVEPKVILMDEPFSALDIHTRHLMQNELLRLWQEDRRSVILITHDLEEAIALGDRVVVLSSGPASRVVRSFDVDLERPRNVAEIKLDERFTDLYRDIWACLRGEVEKSYARQD, from the coding sequence ATGGCCACCAATGCCACCGTGCGCAAGCTCAACGGCGCACCGCAGCTGGAGCCTGCACAGACCATGGTTGCGATCAACCAGGTCACCATGTCCTTCGGCGATTTCACCGCCGTACGCGACGTCGACATCCAGGTGGGCAATGGCGAGTTTCTCGCCATTGTCGGCCCCACCGGCTGCGGCAAAAGCACCATCCTCAATTCTGTGGCCGGGCTGCTGAAGCCCTCGGCCGGCGAGGTCAGCATTGACGGGCGCGCCGTGAACGGCGTGCAGGAGTCAGTGGGCTATCTGTTCCAGCAGGACGCGCTGCTGCCGTGGAAGACCGCGTACCAGAACGTCGAACTGGGCTTGAAGTTCCGTGGCGTCAGCGATGCAGAGCGCAAGCAGAAGGTCAACGCGTGGCTGGCGAAAGTGGGGCTGACCGGTTTCGAACACCGGTATCCGCATCAGCTCTCCGGCGGCCAGCGCAAGCGCGTGCAGATGGCGCAGGCGCTGATCGTGGAGCCGAAGGTGATCCTGATGGACGAGCCGTTCTCGGCGCTGGACATCCACACCCGTCACCTGATGCAGAACGAACTGCTGCGGCTGTGGCAGGAAGATCGCCGCTCGGTGATCCTGATCACACACGACCTGGAAGAGGCGATTGCGCTGGGTGACCGCGTGGTGGTGCTGTCTTCCGGTCCCGCCAGCCGCGTGGTGCGCAGCTTCGACGTAGATCTGGAGCGCCCGCGCAACGTGGCGGAAATCAAACTCGACGAACGTTTTACCGACCTGTACCGCGATATCTGGGCCTGCCTGCGCGGCGAAGTGGAGAAGAGCTATGCACGCCAGGACTGA
- a CDS encoding long-chain fatty acid--CoA ligase gives MSLERPWLNSYPAGVPAEIDVNEFASVSAVFDTSVAKFRDRPAYSSFGKVLTYGETDALVEQFAAYLLGELKLKKGDRVALMMPNCLQYPVATFGVLRAGLTVVNVNPLYTARELKHQLVDSGAAVLVVVDNFGDTVQQVIADTQVKQVITTGLGDMLGAKGVLVNFVLKYIKKMVPNYSIRGAIRFNQALKLGSQHTLPKVEMDHDDVAFLQYTGGTTGVAKGAMLTNRNLVANMQQASAWISASGIEMGKEWIITALPLYHIFALTANGLVFMKFGGCNHLITNPRDMKGFVKELKSTRFTAITGVNTLFNGLLNTPGFDQIDFSSMKVTLGGGMAVQRAVAERWKKVTGVTLVEAYGLTETSPAACINPLNLAEYNGAIGLPIPSTDACVKNDDGQTMTPGDVGELCIRGPQVMKGYWQRPEETAKAIDADGWLHTGDMARMDEHGFFYIVDRKKDMILVSGFNVYPNEVEDVIAMMPGVLEVAAVGVPDDKSGEIVKVVIVKKDPNLTAEQVKEHARANLTGYKHPKIVEFRKELPKTNVGKILRRELRDAPAE, from the coding sequence ATGAGTCTGGAACGTCCCTGGCTGAACAGCTATCCCGCCGGCGTGCCCGCCGAGATCGACGTCAACGAATTCGCTTCGGTCTCGGCCGTATTCGATACCTCGGTTGCCAAGTTCCGCGACCGCCCTGCCTACTCCAGCTTCGGCAAGGTACTCACCTACGGTGAAACCGACGCCCTGGTCGAACAGTTCGCCGCGTATCTGCTGGGCGAACTGAAGCTCAAGAAGGGTGACCGCGTCGCCCTGATGATGCCCAACTGCCTGCAGTACCCAGTGGCCACCTTCGGCGTGCTGCGCGCCGGCCTGACCGTGGTCAACGTCAACCCGCTGTACACCGCCCGCGAGCTGAAACACCAGCTGGTCGACTCCGGCGCGGCCGTGCTGGTGGTGGTCGACAACTTCGGTGACACCGTGCAGCAGGTCATCGCTGATACCCAGGTCAAGCAGGTCATCACTACCGGTCTGGGCGACATGCTCGGTGCCAAGGGCGTGCTGGTGAACTTCGTGCTGAAGTACATCAAGAAGATGGTGCCGAACTACAGCATCCGCGGCGCGATCCGTTTCAATCAGGCGCTGAAGCTGGGCAGCCAGCACACCTTGCCGAAGGTGGAAATGGACCACGACGACGTGGCGTTCCTGCAGTACACCGGCGGCACCACCGGCGTGGCCAAGGGTGCCATGCTGACCAACCGCAATCTGGTCGCCAACATGCAGCAGGCCTCGGCGTGGATTTCCGCGTCCGGCATCGAGATGGGCAAGGAGTGGATCATCACCGCCCTGCCGCTGTACCACATCTTCGCACTCACCGCGAACGGCCTGGTCTTCATGAAGTTCGGTGGCTGCAACCACCTGATCACCAATCCGCGCGACATGAAGGGCTTCGTCAAGGAGCTCAAGTCGACGCGCTTCACCGCCATCACCGGCGTCAACACGCTGTTCAACGGCCTGCTCAACACCCCCGGCTTCGACCAGATCGACTTCTCGTCGATGAAGGTCACCCTGGGTGGCGGCATGGCCGTGCAGCGCGCCGTCGCCGAGCGCTGGAAGAAGGTTACCGGGGTCACTCTGGTGGAGGCCTACGGCCTGACCGAAACCTCGCCGGCCGCGTGCATCAACCCGCTCAACCTGGCCGAGTACAACGGAGCCATCGGCCTGCCGATTCCGTCCACTGATGCCTGCGTGAAGAACGACGACGGCCAGACCATGACCCCCGGTGACGTCGGCGAGCTGTGCATCCGCGGCCCGCAGGTGATGAAGGGTTACTGGCAGCGCCCGGAAGAAACCGCCAAGGCGATCGACGCCGACGGCTGGCTGCACACCGGCGACATGGCGCGCATGGACGAGCACGGCTTCTTCTACATCGTCGACCGCAAGAAGGACATGATTCTGGTGTCCGGCTTCAACGTCTACCCGAACGAAGTGGAAGACGTGATCGCGATGATGCCGGGCGTGCTGGAAGTGGCCGCAGTGGGCGTGCCGGATGACAAGTCCGGCGAGATCGTGAAGGTGGTCATCGTCAAGAAGGACCCGAACCTCACCGCCGAGCAGGTCAAGGAGCACGCACGTGCCAACCTGACCGGGTACAAGCATCCGAAGATCGTGGAATTCCGCAAGGAACTGCCGAAGACCAACGTCGGCAAGATCCTGCGCCGCGAACTGCGCGACGCACCGGCGGAGTAA